TGATCGGACTCTTACCAAGCAAGATGTTAGAAAACTTGTGGAAGTAAGTGCTTTTAATTATAACCGGTTTTGCTGGTAGCATGCCTGAGATCTTTGCGCAATGGGCTCTCAACGTCCCGTGTTATTCCTTTGCAGTTGTGTGTGGACAAACTCATGGACCAGGGGAGCCCTGCCCTTGACACAATCAAGATGCAAGTCTACTTCGACATGAATTACACATCTCGACGTAAGTGGGTGCTTTAGAATGCTCAAAGAATGCATTAACAATGTATGATGTATACGTCGTACTAACTAAACCCTACCTGTTGGGACATGTGTAACGTCTAAGGGCATGGGAATACTGGTCTTGTACCATTCATCAGTTTAGCCGCAAAGGTCTTGTTTTGTGTCCCAGGTGAGTTTATTGAGGAGCACCAGCGGGTACTACAGTCAAGGCTAGTCCCAGTGAGTCGAGAAATCACTGACAGCCGAGTGAAAACGCATGAGGATCTGGAGGGCCTTTACCATAAGATCGTCAGCTATGTTCTGCTGCGCTCTGGCCTGGGTTCTTCCACAGACATCACCACAGTGCGAGAGGCTACGGGTAATCAGGACTATTTTATTGTAATTTGTACCACTAGTTAAGAATCACTATTCACAAAGATGGGAAAGGAAATGGTCCATTGTAATTACACTGTCCATCGAAGTGAGTTTTTACAATGTGGGAATCATCACATTTTCCAGCATTGATCAGTTTGTTCCTATTTTGCTCACAactaactgtgtgtgtggtgttttgcAGCTGCCTTACAGAGCATCTTTCCTCAGTCAGAGCTGGGGACCTTCATGTCCCTCATCAAGAAGGACAAGGAGCAACAGCTCAACGACCTCAGCATGATTGTGACTGGCATCCGTCTCTTCAACAAAGACagcaggaaaggaggagagggcatAGACGACTGTAAGTTCCAAAATATCACATTTAGTTTTTTGATAGACCTTGATAACTGAAACAATTTCTCAGAGCTCCAAATGTGTATTTAAATTTTGTCCTCGACTTCCATATAGTGCCAGCTATTCTGAATGAAGCCATTCCATCCACCAGTAAAGACATTGAATGGGAGCTGGAGCTTTCTCAGAGTTTGGCCTGGCAGTACACAACCTGGCTGGAGAGGCTCCTGGACCCTGAGGTTGAGACCAGAGAATGTATTGTTCCCCTGGACATGCTTAAACAGGCTCTCTATAATGTACGACAACATGAAGCCTTTCTCAAAGTTATTTTGGTGAGTTAGCTAGAAGGTGATGGGCGTCATGACTTCAAGTCAGTACATGAAATTGTCCCAATGAGCAGTTCTTCAAGAGTATTGTGTTGCATAATAATTTtacctgttgttctgattaaattcCTCACCAGGCAGATGTCATTCTATGTGCAAAGCAAGTTGAAACCCTACAGACTGAACTAGCGACACGTATGAAGCTTTTGAGGGTCACCGTACATTCAAAGACTGCAGTACCCACTGCACAGGTTTTTGTAAGTACAGTAtcttgcatatatatatattttatttatttatttgagttGTTTTGTTATGGggcggtttcccggacacagctTTTGAGTCTAGGACTAGGTTTAATCTAACTCGATGGAGAATCTCCATTagaaagtgctttttagtccaggactaggcttaacctGTGTCTGGAAAAAGGGCCTTTCAATGTCTAAGCCTCAACTTGTGTACTATGTATCCTCTTCCAGCCCCATTTCACAGCTCTGGCAAAGTTCTGGTCAGGTCTTCAAGATGAGATGGTGCTGTTGAGCATCCTCAGTAACATAATGGAGAACCTGCAGCCCTTCCTGGCTGCTCAGTCCCAGCTCTTCCCTGATGGTCAGTTGGAGGACATACTGGGGTCGGAGATCAAGAAATACGAGCAGAGAATGAAGGAGTCTTCAGGTAAGTACtctgggtgcatcccaaatggtatacTATTTCCTATGGggcctggtataaagtagtgcactacatggggaatagggtgctatttgggacgtagcctatGTTTATACCGCCACAGTAAAGCACTGCATTTCCTACATTTCTATCATTAGCTAATGATTTTACATGTTTAATTTGTAGTAGAtaaattgttttgtttgtttttcaccttgtcagaaAACCGTATTGACCCCTATGAGATCAAAACACAAGAGTGGCTCTTGCCTGAGACAACAGCCAACTTTGACAAATTACCACTGCAGTACAATGGAATTTGTGGTTATACACTTGTGAAGAAGGATGGGCTTTTACTGCCAGGTATGTGGAGTTTTGGACGTGGCAATTGTATACGTTGTTGTACAACTGTTCATTCCCCCCTTATTGAAAATATTCACCAGAAGTGATGTAATATGCCAACTTGTCTTCTTCTAACTGAACATTCCAATGCTGCATGTAAAATAGACTGTTGTTTCAGGCAACCCAAGCATAGGAGTCCTGAAACATAGGGAGAAATACTATGTTTTCAGCTCCAAGGAGGCAGCTTTAAGATTTGGATCCAAGCCAGATGAGTACATTGCCCATGTGGCAGAGAAAGCAAAGCAGTCCCCTGAGCTTATCCAGCTCCTCCAACTCCACCAACAGTTTGCCTGTGTCACTCCATATCCtgaggtacagtgcattcaggaagtattcagaccccctgactttttccacattttgttacgttacagccttattctaaaatggattaaataaaaatccttagcaatctacacactctaccccataatgacaaagcaaaaacaggtttttagaaaagttaGCAAATctataaaaaatagaaataccttatacataagtattcagaccctttgctatgagactcaaaattgagctcaggtgcatgctgtttccattgataatccttgagatgtttctacaacttgcttgttgtacacctgtggtaaattcaattgattgggcatgatttggaaaggcacacacctgtctatataagtttccacagctgacagtgcatgtctgagaaaaaaccaagccatggggttgaaggaattgtccgtagagctccgagacaggattgtgtcgaggcacagatctggggaagggtaccaaaacatttctgtagcattgaaggtcagcaagaacacagtggcctccattcttaaatgaagtttggaaccccccagccaaactgaccaatcgggggccttggtcagggaggtgaccaagaacccgatggtcactctgacagagctccaaagttcctctgtggagatgggagaaccttccagaaggtcaaccatctatgtagcactccaccaatcaggcctttatggtagagtggccagacggaagccactcctcagtacatGACAGctcgtttggagtttgccaaaaggaacgtaaagactcagaccatgagaaacaagattctctggtctgataaaactaagcatggtggtggcagcatcatgctgtggggatgtttttcagcggcagggactgggagtctagtcaggatcgaggcaaagatgaacggagcaaagtacagagagatccttgatgaaaacctgctccagagcatttgggacctcagactgtggcgaaggttcaccttccaataggaccctaagcacacagccaaggcaacacaggagtggcttcgggacaattctctgaatgtccttgtggcccagccagagcccggacttgaacctgaccaaacatctctggagagacctgaaaatagctgtgcagcgacgctccctatccaacctcacagagcttgagaggatctgcagagaagaatgggagaaactccccaaatacaggtgttcaaAGCTTGTattgttatacccaagaagacttgaggctgtaatcgctgccaaaggtgcttcaacaaagtactgagtaaggggctgaatacttatgtaaatgtatttttttttttttttaagaaatatcacaatttctaaacctgtttttgctttgtcattgtggagtAATAGTGTAGattgtgggggaaaaaaatattgaatcaattttagaataaggatgtaacctaacaaaatgtggaaaaagtcaaggggtctgaatactttccgaagccaCTGTTTGTTCACTAAGTCATAATTCTACCATAGCATCTTCAGAACTTGCAGTAATATTTTTTTACCCACAGTTCACTTACATTTTGTCTCTCTAGATGCAGTCAGGGGAGAGACTGTTGGTAAAACCCATTACAAAGTGTGACAGCAGCACTCAGACAGACACTCATTTGTTGGAGACCAACATTGTGAAGTCATACGAGTGGAATGAGTGGGAGCTGAGGAGAAAAGCAATTAAATTGGTATGTGATTTTTAATTGACTCTTGAGTGTACTGTTTCATTTTATCAGTGGTAGGTTTACCATGGTCTTCTTGCATGGATCTTTTTTATTCAAGAAGGTTAACTTTTATGTCCTGCCTTTGGCAATGGGCATGTTGTTTTTTCAGGCCAATCTCCGTAGTAAAGTGACCCACTCAATGCAGACTAATCTAAGTCACATGAGGAGGGATAACGTCACCCAAACCTACCTCCTCGAAGATGTTGCATGCCAGAGCAAGAGGGATGGCAATAGCAATGTCCCCAAGCCTCAGGTGTACCTGGCTGGTCTTCGAGGAGGGAAAACCAAGACTACACATATGATAAAAACAAACTTGACCAGATCAGTAAATGAATAACTTATATCTTCAAGCAATAAAGATAACTTTGATGGAAGTGCCAGtctatttgtttaaaaaaattgttGTGCACATTGGCCTGGGGGGGTTACTGCCCACAGAAAATTGTTGTATGCCAGTAAAAGAAACGGGTCATATTGTTTGGACTGAGGAAGGATAACATAGAGGGTTACACTTGGTCAAAACAGTGTCTGCCAAAACTGTCCACATAACCGACTGTAGGTGCAGGCATGCGCACAAGACACACAGCCTGTCATAGGCAAAGTACAGCATATACCTGGTAACATTATGTgggtcctggggggggggggcattcagCATATACCTGGTAACATTATGTGGGTCCTGGGGGGGAGGGGCATTCAGCATATACCTGGTAACATTATGTGGGTCCTGGGGGgggacattcagcatatacctgataacattatgTGGGTTCTGGGGGGGATAGATATACCTGGTAACATTATGTGGGTTCTGGGGGGGGCATTCAGCATATACCTGGTAACATTATGTGGGTCCTGGGGgggacattcagcatatacctgGTAACATTATGTGGGTCCTGGGGGGACGgggacattcagcatatacctgataacattatgTGGGTCCTGGGGgggacattcagcatatacctgataacattatgtgggggggggacattcagcatatacctgGTAACATTATGTGGGTCCTGGGGGGGAGGGGCTTTCAGCATATACCTGGTAACATTATGTGGGTCCTGGGGgggacattcagcatatacctgataacattatgTGCGTTCTGGGGGGGGGCATTCAGCATATACCTGGTAACATTATGTGGGTCCTGGGGGGGACGgggacattcagcatatacctgataacattatgTGGGTCCTGGGGGgggacattcagcatatacctgataacattatgtggggggggggacattcagcatatacctgataacattatgtgggccctggggggggggggggacattcagcatatacctgaTAACACGTTCAGTATTCTATATTATGGTTGAATGCTTTAGTATTGTATGTCATGTTTGATTACATTACATTAGGCTGCCAATGGAATAGTGGGCGTACAATATGAATTATAGGACGTACAGTATCTTTcataatgttttcataatgcaccAGTATGATTTGACCCGTTTAGTATTATATTATGGTTGAatgctttagtatgatatattacatTAGGTTGCATTACATTAGCCTTATTCTATTGATAGCCTATCAATGGAATAGCAGTTGTACATTATAATACGAATTTTAGGATGTACATTATCCTACTTCTTGATTTCAACCATACAAATGCTTAGAACAAATTATGTATGATGTGTATAGTAGTTAAACGACAATCCAGAGTAATTTCTGCCTATTGGAGAGTTTGTCCGACCTCCATTAAGGTGTTTTAAATGCCAAAGAGTGGGACTTGTAGCGGCTCTGCAAAGGAAAGAAAATATGTGTCAAGTGTGGAGGGGAACAAgattatgggggagggaatggatggatggatgccgGGTGCAGAAAAAGGCTCGAGGGGCCCAAAGATATATAAAATTACTCGTAATGTGTCTTATGCAGAGGCTGCAGGGCAGATTGGTGGaacaaaatcaaatgtatttatatagtccttcttacatcagctgatatatcaaagtgctgtacagaaaccaggcctaaaacaccaaacagcaagcaatgcaggtgtagaagcacggtggctaggaaaaactccctagaaaggcgaaACCTAGGAAGaatcctagagaggaaccaggctatgaggggtggtcagtcctcttctggctgtgccgggtggaaattataacagaacatggccaagatgttcaaatgttcataaatgaccagcatggtcaaataatagtaatcacagtgaacaggacagggttccatagtcgcaggcagaacagttgaaactggagcagcagcacggccaggtggactggggacaacaaggagtcatcatgccaggtagtcctgaggcatggtcctagggctcaggtcctccgagagacaaAAAGATAGAGAGAATTAGagcgagcatacttaaattcacacaggataccggataagacaggagaaatactccagatataacagactgaccctagcccccccgacacaaactacacagcataaatactggaggctgagacaggaggggtcaggagacactgtggtccAATCCGATGATactcccggacagggccaaacaggcagtatataaccccacccactttgccaaagcacagcccccacaccactagagggatatattcaaccaccaacttaccatcctgagacaaggccgagtatagcccacaaagatctccggcaCGGCACAaaccaagggggggcgccaacccagacaggaagacgacgtcagtgactcaacccactcaagtgacccaCCCCTCCTAggaacggcatggaagagcaccagtaagccagtgactcagcccctgtaatagggttagaggcagagaatcccagtggagagaggggaaccggccaggcagagacagcaatggtggttcgttgctccagtgcctttccgttcaccttcacactcctgggccactacactcaatcatagcacctactgaagagatgagtcttcaataaagacttaaaggttgagaccgagtctgcgtctctcacatgggtaggcagaccattccataaaaatggggCCCCAtatgcctccagctgtttgcttagaaattctagggacaattaggaggcctgcgtcttgtgaccgtagcgtacgtgtaggtatgtacggcaggaccaaatcggaaagataggtaggcgcaagccatgtaatgctttgtaggttagcagtaaaaccttgaaatcagcccttgccttaacaggaagccagtgtagggaggctagcactggagtaatatgatccattTTTTTGGTTcttgtcaggattctagcagccgtatttagcactaactgaagtttatttagtgctttatccgggtagccggaaagtagagcattgcagtagtctaacctagaagtaacaaaagcatggatacatttttctgcatcatttttggacagaacatttctgatttttgtaATGTTACTTAAATGGAAAAaaactgtccttgaaacagtcttgatatgttcgtcaaaagagagatcagggtccagagtaacgccgaggtccttcacagttttatttgagacgactgtacaaccatcaagactaattgtcagattcaacagaagatctatttgtttcttgggacctagaacaagcatctctgttttgtctgagtttaaaagtagaaagtttgcagccatccacttccttatgtctgaaacacaggcttccagcgagggcaattttggggcttcacaatgtttcattgaaatgtacagctgtgtgtcatccgcatagcagtgaaagttaacattatgttttcgaatgacatccccaagaggtaaaatatatagtgaaaacaatagtggtcctaaaacggaaccttgagaaacaccgaaatgtacagttaatttgtcagaggacaaaccattcacagagacaaactgatatctttccgacagataagatctaaaccaggcagaATGATGGAGATCATAGGTTCAGTCCTGGaataagtggacctactgtaggAAATGTTGCCTTTGTTGGTCCAGACACGGATACGAGACCTGTTCAGAAATCTTGCTTTCACAAATGTGTTGTTTCAAAGGACACCTTAATAGTTAATAAAATTGACTTTATAGCCTTCATTGGAAAGGTTATCAACCTGACTGCGTTTGTGGAAAGAACAACTGCCAGGTTGAAGATCTTTGTGGAAGCAGCAAGAGTTTTTAGAAGAAACAGATGTTACTGTCACTATGATTGTAGATATGTTGACTCCTAATAATACTAATGATGGAATGTCTAAGTGtgatcatttttattttatttaacctggcaagtcagttaagaacaaattcttaattacaatgacggcctactgggcggacgacgctgggccaattgtgcgccaccctatgggactcccaatcacggtcggttatgatacagcctggaatcaaaccagggtctgtagtgacacctctagaattgagatgcagtgccttaaactgatgcgccactcaggagcccatagAATTATGGTTTTTGTTATCCTTCAGTGGAATGACAGAAGTTTTATTGCTAACAGTCAGGAGTTTAACAAATATGTAATAGATTTAGAGATCAAACCTGATGTGATATGTGTTCaagaaacatggcttagaccacaTCTTGATTTTATTATTCCTGGTTATTGTTCAATCAGATCTGATAGATCAACTGGACAGGGTGGCCGGTGTGCTACGTACATAAGGGAAGGTCTTGTATATCGTAATATTACTGTCCCACATGAATGTGTGATGGTGGACAAGGGTTGTAAAAATGATCTGTAGCGATGTTGATGAAATTGGGCTCTATAGGGATATGGTGCGGTGACTTTAATGCACATAATATTTTATGGGGAAGcacacatacagtggcttgcgaaagtcttcacccctcttggcatttttcctattttgttgccttacaacctggaattaaaatatattttttgggggggtttgtatcatttgatctacacaaaacatgcctatcactttgaagatgcaacattttttttattgtgaaacaaacaaataaGACAAATAACAGAACTTgaacatgcataactattcaccccccccaaagtcaatactttgtagagccacctattgcagcaattacagctgcaagtctcttggggtatgtctctataagcttggcacatctagccactgggatttttgcccatttcttcaaggcaaaactgctctagctccttcaagttggatgggttccgctggtgtacaaattctcaattggattgaggtctgggctttgactaggccattccaagacatttaaatgtttccccttaaaccactcgagtgttgctttagcagtatgcttagggttattgtcctgctggaaggtgaacctccgtcccagtctcaaatctctggaagactgaaacaggtttccttcaagaattttcctgtattttagcaccatccatcattctgacaagtttcccagtccctgccgatgaaaaacatacccacagcatgatgctgccaccaccaccatgcttcactgtggggatggtattcttggggtgatgaggtgttgggtttgcgccagacatagtgttttccttgatggccaaaaagctacattctagtctcatctgaccagagtaccttcttccatatgtttggcaagtcttccacatgccttttggcaaacaccaaacgtgtttgcttatttatttctttaagcaatggcttttttctggacattcttccataaagcccagctttgtggagtgtacggcttaaagtggtcctttggacagatactccaatctccaccgtggagctttgcagctccttcagggttatctttggtctctttgttgtctctgattaatgccctccttgcctggtccatgagttttggtgggcggccctctcttggcaggtttgttgtggtgccatattctttccattttttaataatggatttaatggtgctccgtgggatgttcaaagcttcagat
The window above is part of the Salmo salar chromosome ssa15, Ssal_v3.1, whole genome shotgun sequence genome. Proteins encoded here:
- the cfap206 gene encoding cilia- and flagella-associated protein 206, which translates into the protein MSRAQAESVIKNIIREIAQECAGKGHAVSETLVAFMVKAVVLDPRNLFNVDRTLTKQDVRKLVELCVDKLMDQGSPALDTIKMQVYFDMNYTSRREFIEEHQRVLQSRLVPVSREITDSRVKTHEDLEGLYHKIVSYVLLRSGLGSSTDITTVREATAALQSIFPQSELGTFMSLIKKDKEQQLNDLSMIVTGIRLFNKDSRKGGEGIDDLPAILNEAIPSTSKDIEWELELSQSLAWQYTTWLERLLDPEVETRECIVPLDMLKQALYNVRQHEAFLKVILADVILCAKQVETLQTELATRMKLLRVTVHSKTAVPTAQVFPHFTALAKFWSGLQDEMVLLSILSNIMENLQPFLAAQSQLFPDGQLEDILGSEIKKYEQRMKESSENRIDPYEIKTQEWLLPETTANFDKLPLQYNGICGYTLVKKDGLLLPGNPSIGVLKHREKYYVFSSKEAALRFGSKPDEYIAHVAEKAKQSPELIQLLQLHQQFACVTPYPEMQSGERLLVKPITKCDSSTQTDTHLLETNIVKSYEWNEWELRRKAIKLANLRSKVTHSMQTNLSHMRRDNVTQTYLLEDVACQSKRDGNSNVPKPQVYLAGLRGGKTKTTHMIKTNLTRSVNE